The following coding sequences lie in one Rutidosis leptorrhynchoides isolate AG116_Rl617_1_P2 chromosome 4, CSIRO_AGI_Rlap_v1, whole genome shotgun sequence genomic window:
- the LOC139841958 gene encoding uncharacterized protein, which produces MSGELEVINERTELKLVQGETWDLFTDGASHAEGAGAGLLLASPSCEEHTYALRFNFEVTNNEAEYEALLAGLNITHKMNVTKLRAFTDSQLVANQFSDAFDAHGPSMQKYLKLLQESAMRFEHFELAQVPRNQNKKADVLSWLL; this is translated from the coding sequence ATGTCTGGTGAGCTAGAGGTAATTAATGAGCGAACAGAGTTAAAGCTAGTGCAAGGCGAGACATGGGATTTATTCACCGATGGAGCCTCACATGCAGAGGGTGCTGGTGCGGGTCTATTGTTAGCAAGCCCAAGCTGTGAAGAGCACACATACGCGTTACGTTTTAATTTTGAGGTAACAAATAATGAAgctgaatatgaagcattgcttgcgGGTTTAAATATCACGCATAAAATGAATGTCACCAAGTTGCGCGCTTTTACGGATTCGCAGCTAGTGGCAAATCAGTTTAGCGACGCTTTTGACGCACATGGCCCCTCAATGCAAAAATATTTGAAGTTGTTGCAAGAATCAGCTATGCGGTTTGAGCATTTTGAACTTGCACAAGTACCAAGGAatcaaaataagaaagcggatgtgTTAAGTTGGCTGCTTTGA
- the LOC139841959 gene encoding uncharacterized protein yields the protein MSRHDMIPVNSPWSFNKWAIDIVGPFPAGPDNVKFLIVAIDYFTKWVRTKAVRTITGVQVRNIVWEYIVFQKFTSMAHPQANGLCEVTNHDIVSGIKKRLYEKRTVIPAEILVPTHRVANFDEEANDEALCENLNLIEERRLMAAIREANNKQQIANIAEKLGKLGPNWEGPYKVVAINAAGSYKHANIEGRNLPNVWHAALLKRYYA from the exons ATGTCAAGGCATGATATGATCCCTGTTAATTCGCCATGGTCATTTAACAAGTGGGCTATTGATATTGTAGGACCATTTCCCGCAGGTCCTGACAATGTCAAATTCCTAATTGTGGCAATTGACTATTTTACAAAATGGGTTAGGACTAAGGCGGTGCGCACTATCACTGGAGTACAAGTGCGTAATATTGTTTGGGAATATATTGTCT TTCAAAAGTTTACGTCAATGGCACATCCACAGGCTAATGGCTTGTGTGAAGTAACTAACCATGACATTGTAAGCGGTATTAAAAAACGGTTGTATGAAAAGCGCACTG TTATACCCGCTGAAATTCTTGTGCCAACGCATAGAGTTgctaactttgatgaagaagcaaatgacGAAGCTTTATGCGAAAACTTGAATTTAATAGAAGAGCGAAGATTAATGGCTGCTATCAGGGAGGCAAATAACAAACAGCAAATTGCcaa TATAGCAGAAAAACTTGGTAAATTGGGACCTAACTGGGAGGGTCCTTATAAAGTTGTTGCCATTAACGCGGCTGGATCATATAAACATGCAAACATAGAAGGGCGAAATCTCCCTAATGTGTGGCATGCTGCTTTGTTGAAGCGATATTATgcataa